The Antedon mediterranea chromosome 11, ecAntMedi1.1, whole genome shotgun sequence genome window below encodes:
- the LOC140062030 gene encoding uncharacterized protein: protein MKYKCEHCGDKFEFIDLKVHLGIHLTWTVEELKCEYGIKFKESGSFKSHLRIHTGETPYECEHCGKKFKEQGSLKSHLIIHTGETPYECEHCRKKFKRSGPLKSHLRIHTGETPYECEHCGKKFKRSEHLKSHLRIHTREKSYECKQCGKKFKLNGNLKSHLRIHKGETQCGKKSKQSGPFERYLRKHTGEKTYECEHCRKKFKRSEHLKSHLRIHTGETPYECEHCGKKFKLNGHLKSHLRIHTRETPYECEHCGKKFKRSGSFEKHLRIHTGEKSYECEHCRKKFKRSKNLKSHLRIHTGETPYECEECGKKFKRSEHLKIHLRIHTGETPYECEHCGKKFKHNGNLKSHLRIHTGETPYECEHCGKKFKRSEHLKRHLRIHTGETPYECEQCGKKFKHNGNLKIHLRIHTGETPYECEHCGKKFKEQGSLKSHLIIHTVETPYECEHCRKKFKRSGPLKRHLKIHTGERSYECEHCGKKFKRSEHLKSHLRIHTREKSYECKQCGKKFKLNGNLKSHLRIHKGETQCGKKSKQSGPFERYLRKHTGEKTYECEHCRKKFKRSEHLKSHLRIHTGETPYECEHCGKKFKRSKNLKSHLRIHTGETPYECEHCGKKFKRSEHLKSHLRIHTREKSYECKQCGKKFKLNGHLKSHLRIHKGETPYECEHCRKKFKRSKNLKSHLRIHTGETPYECEQCGKKFKRSQHLKIHFRIHTGETPYECEHCGKKFKQNGNLKSHLRIHKRETSYECKQCGKQFKGSGSFEKHLRIHTDEKSYECEHCGKKFKHNGNLKSHLRIHTGETPYECEHCGKKFKHNGNLKSHLRIHTGETPYECEHCGKKFKRSEHLKSHLRIHTGETPYECEQCGKKFKHNGNLKLHLRIHTGETPYECEHCGKKFKERGSLKRHLRIHTGETSYECEHCGKKFKERGSLKRHLRIHTRETPYECKSFENTPYECEHCGKKFKLNGNLKSHLRIHKGETSYECKQCGKQFKGSGSFERYLRKHTGEKTYECEHCRKKFKRSEHLKSHLRIHTGETPYECEHCGKKFKLNGHLKSHLRIHKGETPYECEHCGKKFKRSKNLKSHLRIHTGETPYECEQCGKKFKRSQHLKIHFRIHTGETPYECEHCGKKFKQNGNLKSHLRIHKRETSYECKQCGKQFKGSGSFEKHLRIHTDEKSYECEHCGKKFKHNGNLKSHLRIHTGETPYECEHCGKKFKHNGNLKSHLRIHTGETPYECEHCGKKFKRSEHLKSHLRIHTGETPYECEQCGKKFKHNGNLKLHLRIHTGETPYECEHCGKKFKERGVFEKTFENTHRREKSFENTPYECEHCGKKFKLNGNLKSHLRIHKGETSYECKQCGKQFKGSGSFEKHLRIHTGEKSYECEHCRKKFKRSEHLKSHLRIHTGETPYECEHCRKKFKRSEHLKSHLRIHTGETPYECEHCGKKFKRMHGSGIQYMSNGSELLALLNTGDQDVNDATNSTTEQLYVHSITEL from the exons atgaaatataaatgtgaacactgtggagATAAATTTGAGTTCATTGATTTGAAGGTGCATTTAGGAATACATCTAACATGGACTGTGGAAGAGTTGAAATGTGAATATGGgataaaatttaaagaaagtggGAGTTTCAAaagtcatttgagaatacacacaggagagacaccatatgaatgtgaacattgtgggaagaaatttaaagaacaAGGATCTTTGAAAAGTCATTTGataatacacacaggagagacaccatatgaatgtgaacattgtaggaagaaatttaaaagaaGTGGGCCTTTGAAaagtcatttgagaatacacacaggagagacaccatatgaatgtgaacattgtgggaagaaatttaaaagaagtgagcatttgaaaagtcatttgagaatacacacaagagagaaatcatatgaatgtaaacaatgtgggaagaaatttaaacttaatgggaatttgaaaagtcatttgagaatacacaaaGGAGAGACACAATGTGGTAAGAAATCTAAACAAAGTGGACCTTTCGAAAGATATTTGAGAAAACACACAGGCGAGaaaacatatgaatgtgaacattgtaggaagaaatttaaaagaagtgagcatttgaaaagtcatttgagaatacacacaggagagacaccatatgaatgtgaacattgtggaaagaaatttaaacttaaTGGGCATTTGAAaagtcatttgagaatacacacaagagagacaccatatgaatgtgaacattgtgggaagaaatttaaaagaaGTGGGTCTTTcgaaaaacatttgagaatacacacaggcgAGAaatcatatgaatgtgaacattgtaggaagaaatttaaaagaagtaagaatttgaaaagtcatttgagaatacacacaggagagacaccatatgaatgtgaagaatgtgggaagaaatttaaaagaagtgagcatttgaaaattcatttgagaatacacacaggagagacaccctatgaatgtgaacattgtgggaagaaatttaaacataatgggaatttgaaaagtcatttgagaatacacacaggagagacaccatatgaatgtgaacattgtgggaagaaatttaaaagaaGTGAGCATTTGAAAaggcatttgagaatacacacaggagagacaccatatgaatgtgaacaatgtgggaagaaatttaaacataatgggaatttgaaaattcatttgagaatacacacaggagagacaccatatgaatgtgaacattgtgggaagaaatttaaagaacaAGGATCTTTGAAAAGTCATTTGATAATACACACAgtagagacaccatatgaatgtgaacattgtaggaagaaatttaaaagaagtgggcctttgaaaagacatttaaaaatacacacaggagagagatcatatgaatgtgaacattgtgggaagaaatttaaaagaagtgagcatttgaaaagtcatttgagaatacacacaagagagaaatcatatgaatgtaaacaatgtgggaagaaatttaaacttaatgggaatttgaaaagtcatttgagaatacacaaaGGAGAGACACAATGTGGTAAGAAATCTAAACAAAGTGGACCTTTCGAAAGATATTTGAGAAAACACACAGGCGAGaaaacatatgaatgtgaacattgtaggaagaaatttaaaagaagtgagcatttgaaaagtcatttgagaatacacacaggagagacaccatatgaatgtgaacattgtgggaagaaatttaaaagaagtaagaatttgaaaagtcatttgagaatacacacaggagagacaccatatgaatgtgaacattgtgggaagaaatttaaaagaagtgagcatttgaaaagtcatttgagaatacacacaagagagaaatcatatgaatgtaaacaatgtgggaagaaatttaaacttaaTGGGCATTTGAAaagtcatttgagaatacacaaaggagagacaccatatgaatgtgaacattgtaggaagaaatttaaaagaagtaagaatttgaaaagtcatttgagaatacacacaggagagacaccatatgaatgtgaacaatgtgggaagaaatttaaaagaagtcagcatttgaaaattcatttcagaatacacacaggagagacaccatatgaatgtgaacattgtgggaagaaatttaaacagaatgggaatttgaaaagtcatttgagaatacacaaaAGAGAGACATCCTATGAATGTAAACAATGTGGGAAGCAATTTAAAGGAAGTGGGTCTTTcgaaaaacatttgagaatacacacagacGAGAaatcatatgaatgtgaacattgtgggaagaaatttaaacataatgggaatttgaaaagtcatttgagaatacacacaggagagacaccatatgaatgtgaacattgtgggaagaaatttaaacataatgggaatttgaaaagtcatttgagaatacacacaggagagacaccatatgaatgtgaacattgtgggaagaaatttaaaagaagtgagcatttgaaaagtcatttgagaatacacacaggagagacaccatatgaatgtgaacaatgtgggaagaaatttaaacataatggGAATTTGAAActtcatttgagaatacacacaggagagacaccatatgaatgtgaacattgtggaaagaaatttaaagaaagggggtctttgaaaagacatttgagaatacacacaggagagacatcatatgaatgtgaacattgtggaaagaaatttaaagaaagggggtctttgaaaagacatttgagaatacacacaagaGAAACACCTTATGAATGT aagtcatttgagaatacaccctatgaatgtgaacattgtggaaagaaatttaaacttaatgggaatttgaaaagtcatttgagaatacacaaaGGAGAGACATCCTATGAATGTAAACAATGTGGGAAGCAATTTAAAGGAAGTGGGTCTTTCGAAAGATATTTGAGAAAACACACAGGCGAGaaaacatatgaatgtgaacattgtaggaagaaatttaaaagaagtgagcatttgaaaagtcatttgagaatacacacaggagagacaccatatgaatgtgaacattgtggaaagaaatttaaacttaaTGGGCATTTGAAaagtcatttgagaatacacaaaggagagacaccatatgaatgtgaacattgtgggaagaaatttaaaagaagtaagaatttgaaaagtcatttgagaatacacacaggagagacaccatatgaatgtgaacaatgtgggaagaaatttaaaagaagtcagcatttgaaaattcatttcagaatacacacaggagagacaccatatgaatgtgaacattgtgggaagaaatttaaacagaatgggaatttgaaaagtcatttgagaatacacaaaAGAGAGACATCCTATGAATGTAAACAATGTGGGAAGCAATTTAAAGGAAGTGGGTCTTTcgaaaaacatttgagaatacacacagacGAGAaatcatatgaatgtgaacattgtgggaagaaatttaaacataatgggaatttgaaaagtcatttgagaatacacacaggagagacaccatatgaatgtgaacattgtgggaagaaatttaaacataatgggaatttgaaaagtcatttgagaatacacacaggagagacaccatatgaatgtgaacattgtgggaagaaatttaaaagaagtgagcatttgaaaagtcatttgagaatacacacaggagagacaccatatgaatgtgaacaatgtgggaagaaatttaaacataatggGAATTTGAAActtcatttgagaatacacacaggagagacaccatatgaatgtgaacattgtggaaagaaatttaaagaaaggggggtctttgaaaagacatttgagaatacacacaggaga gaaaagtcatttgagaatacaccctatgaatgtgaacattgtggaaagaaatttaaacttaatgggaatttgaaaagtcatttgagaatacacaaaGGAGAGACATCCTATGAATGTAAACAATGTGGGAAGCAATTTAAAGGAAGTGGGTCTTTcgaaaaacatttgagaatacacacaggcgAGAaatcatatgaatgtgaacattgtaggaagaaatttaaaagaagtgagcatttgaaaagtcatttgagaatacacacaggagagacaccatatgaatgtgaacattgtaggaagaaatttaaaagaagtgagcatttgaaaagtcatttgagaatacacacaggagagacaccctatgaatgtgaacattgtgggaagaaatttaaaaggATGCATGGATCAGGTATACAATACATGTCAAACGGTAGTGAGTTGTTGGCACTATTGAACACTGGTGACCAGGATGTAAATGATGCTACTAATTCAACAACAGAACAATTGTATGTGCATTCCATTACAGAGCTTTAA
- the LOC140063029 gene encoding uncharacterized protein has product MKYKCEHCGDKFEFIDLKVHLGIHLTWTVEELKCEYGIKFKESGSFKSHLRIHTGETPYECEHCGKKFKEQGSLKSHLIIHTGETPYECEHCRKKFKRSGPLKSHLRIHTGETPYECENCRKKFKRSKNLKSHLRIHTGETPYECEQCGKKFKRSEHLKIHLRIHTAETPYECEHCGKKFKQNGNLKSHLRIHTGETPYECEPCGKKFKRSEHLKSHLRIHTGETPYECEQCGKKFKHNGNLKSHLRIHTGETPYECEHCGKKFKRSEHLKSHLRIHTGETQYECECENCRKKFKRSKDLKSHLRIHTGETPYECEHCGKKFKQNGNLKSHLRIHTGETPYECKHCGKKFKQNGNLKSHLRIHTGETPYECEHCGKKFKERGSLKKHLRIHTGEKPYECEHCGKKFKRSDHLKIHLRKHRRDTI; this is encoded by the coding sequence atgaaatataaatgtgaacactgtggagATAAATTTGAGTTCATTGATTTGAAGGTGCATTTAGGAATACATCTAACATGGACTGTGGAAGAGTTGAAATGTGAATATGGgataaaatttaaagaaagtggGAGTTTCAAaagtcatttgagaatacacacaggagagacaccatatgaatgtgaacattgtgggaagaaatttaaagaacaAGGATCTTTGAAAAGTCATTTGataatacacacaggagagacaccatatgaatgtgaacattgtaggaagaaatttaaaagaaGTGGGCCTTTGAAaagtcatttgagaatacacacaggagagacaccatatgaatgtgaaaattgtaggaagaaatttaaaagaagtaagaatttgaaaagtcatttgagaatacacacaggagagacaccctatgaatgtgaacaatgtgggaagaaatttaaaagaagtgagcatttgaaaattcatttgagaatacacacagcagagacaccatatgaatgtgaacattgtgggaagaaatttaaacagaatgggaatttgaaaagtcatttgagaatacacacaggagagacaccatatgaatgtgaaccttgtgggaagaaatttaaaagaagtgagcatttgaaaagtcatttgagaatacacacaggagagacaccatatgaatgtgaacaatgtgggaagaaatttaaacataatgggaatttgaaaagtcatttgagaatacacacaggagagacaccatatgaatgtgaacattgtgggaagaaatttaaaagaagtgagcatttgaaaagtcatttgagaatacacacaggagagacacaaTATGAATGTGAATGCGAAAATTGtaggaagaaatttaaaagaagtaaggatttgaaaagtcatttgcgaatacacacaggagagacaccatatgaatgtgaacattgtgggaagaaatttaaacagaatgggaatttgaaaagtcatttgagaatacacacaggagagacaccatatgaatgtaaacattgtggaaagaaatttaaacagaatgggaatttgaaaagtcatttgagaatacacacaggagagacaccatatgaatgtgaacattgtggaaagaaatttaaagaaagggggtccttgaaaaaacatttgagaatacacacaggagagaaaccctatgaatgtgaacattgtgggaagaaattcaaaagAAGTGAtcatttgaaaattcatttaagaaaacacaggagagacaccatatga